Proteins encoded in a region of the Papio anubis isolate 15944 chromosome 14, Panubis1.0, whole genome shotgun sequence genome:
- the LOC110741080 gene encoding uncharacterized protein LOC110741080, with protein sequence MRQQLSAQQKQYIKVLKQLLKDSGASISQAQLRDLMQTVVSHNLWFPAEGTLDLELWEQVGKNLKQYHTQGQRIPVMSLTVWTLVRAALAPLYAEEPKKGREEEPSPTLVPPPPPSSLPLLGKDTKEEMEVFPEPPPPINWKKDKGYTTAMGPCLRQVALEGELLTCPEMQDHQGDQALFGFQHDASDHTMAWLGPNTVPEVKEMTPQDPQLQTTQLPQTTQAPDITWGMLKKTTYKAEQILLQTQKPFTPDNLFLALLSGVSCNSHRILFRLSLSLQPVPATLCWAHLLDPPFLCPVTWADTPFQPLIM encoded by the exons ATGAGACAACAGCTATCCGCACAACAGaaacagtatataaaagtattgaaaCAACTGCTTAAAGATAGCGGAGCCTCAATTTCACAGGCTCAGTTAAGGGACCTAATGCAAACTGTTGTTTCCCATAATCTATGGTTCCCAGCAGAAGGAACGCTGGACCTAGAACTCTGGGAACAAGTGGGGAAAAACCTTAAACAGTATCATACACAAGGGCAACGGATCCCAGTAATGTCTTTAACCGTATGGACCTTAGTTAGGGCTGCTTTGGCCCCGCTGTACGCAGAAGAGCccaagaagggaagggaggaggaaccATCACCTACCTTAGTGCCACCGCCTCCTCCCTCATCACTGCCATTACTGGGTAAAGATACTAAAGAGGAAATGGAGGTTTTCCCTGAGCCCCCTCccccaataaattggaaaaaagacaAGGGATACACTACAGCTATGGGACCCTGTCTTAGGCAGGTGGCATTAGAAGGGGAGCTCTTAACCTGTCCGGAAATGCAAGATCACCAAGGCGATCAG GCCCTCTTTGGATTCCAGCATGATGCATCAGACCATACCATGGCGTGGCTAGGACCCAACACGGTACCAGAAGTGAAGGAAATGACCCCACAGGACCCGCAGCTCCAGACAACACAGCTTCCTCAGACAACACAAGCCCCGGACATTACCTGGGGGATGCTGAAGAAGACAACTTACAAGGCTGAGCAAATCCTGCTCCAGACACAGAAACCATTCACTCCAGATAATTTGTTCCTTGCTTTGCTCTCTGGTGTAAGTTGCAACTCACATAGGATCCTTTTTAGGCTCTCGCTTTCCCTGCAACCCGTACCTGCTACACTCTGTTGGGCTCATCTCTTAGATCCGCCTTTCTTATGCCCTGTTACCTGGGCAGACACCCCCTTCCAGCCTCTAATAATGTAA